The Spirosoma sp. SC4-14 DNA window GGCTCCGTTCGTTAGCGCCGTTAAAACGTACTTCAACCGCATGGGCCGGTATTTTATCGCTTAATGGTTTAGTATGGTCGGGCGTGTGATGGCTGGCCAGCGTAGCTCCATCGTAGAAAACATAGTGTAGAGCATTGGCTTTCAGATACAGGTACCCTCCCGGAATTTCGGCCCGAAAACGTACTTCATCGGCCCATTGCCCCCGGTTCTGAACAAAAGCGATTGGTTCGGCCCGAAGAGCCGTAGTAAGCAAACCAACACATAGAAACAGCGGGTAAAAACGCCACATAGAAACAGGGTTAAGTAGTATGTGAATAACGTGATTTTGTGGATAAAATGATAGGATTTTTGCCACGGCTTTCAGAAAAGCAGACGATTGAGGGAAAGCGTAAAACGATTGGGCTCTACCGGGTGCCGAAGGTATAGACTCACAAAAAAAGGAGTTAGTAGGAAAGCCAGAAATGCGGTTTTTCTGAAAAACACAACCAACCTATGACTTCAGAATATGCACGTGCCGGTTTGCTGCTGGCCTGGCTTGTTACGGCGTTTTTGCCCGTTCATGCTCAAAACCGTATCGGCCAGTTTGATGGGCAGGCAGATGTTGGCAAGGTTAAACACCCCGGTTCGGCCACCTACAACCCGGCCCGGCAGGAATATACCATTGTGGGGTCGGGTACAAACATCTGGTTCGACCATGATGAATTCCATTTTGTGTGGAAGCGAATGAAAGGTGATTTCATTCTGCAAACGAATGGCAAACTGCTCGGCAAAGGCGTCGATCCGCATCGGAAACTGGGCTGGATGGTTCGCTCATCGCTGGATTCTAACTCAGCTCATGTCAATGCGGTGGTGCATGGCGACGGCCTTACGTCGCTGCAATTTCGTCGGACAAAAGGCGCTGCTACTGAGGAACAGAAATCGTCACTGACTTCGGCCGATGTGATCCAACTGGCCCGAAAAGGGAATACGTATACCATGTCGGTGGCTCGAAACGGGCAGCTTTTTGTTACGGAACAGGTAACGGATCTGAATCTGGGCGATGAGGTGTATGTTGGTTTATTCGTCTGCTCGCACAATCCGAATGTATCCGAAAAAGCCGTTTTTCACAACGTACGGCTAATTATTCCGGCTCGCGACAATTTTGTGCCCTATCGCGAATATATCGGCAGCGACCTCGAACTGATGGATGTAGCCACCGGTCATCGGAAAATCATTTACCACTCGCCCGAGTCGATTCAGGCGCCAAACTGGCTTCCGAACAATAAAGCGCTGATTTATAATCACAACGGCAAACTATACCGGTTCGATCTGGCTAAAAAGACGCCGTCGGTGATCAATACCGATTTTGCCGTGAACAACAACAACGACCATGTTTTATCGTTCGATGGTAAAATGCTGGGCATCAGCAACCATGTGAAGGAAGAAGGGAACAAGTCTATTGTGTTTACGATGCCGGTTGAAGGCGGTACGCCCAAACGAATTACTCCGCTTGGCCATTCGTACCTGCATAGCTGGTCGCCCGATGGGAAGTCGTTGATTTATACGGGTCAGCGCGATGGTGAGTTCGATATTTACAGGATACCGTCCAATGGTGGTCAGGAGGTTCGGCTAACGACGGCAAAAGGGCTGGACGATGGGTCGGAGTATTCGCCCGATGGCCAGTTTATTTATTTCAACTCAACCCGGAGCGGTACCATGCAGATCTGGCGAATGAATGCCGATGGCAGCAATCAGGTACAGGTTACAAACGATGAATTCAACAACTGGTTTCCGCATATTTCGCCCGATGGCAAATG harbors:
- a CDS encoding biopolymer transporter TolR, giving the protein MTSEYARAGLLLAWLVTAFLPVHAQNRIGQFDGQADVGKVKHPGSATYNPARQEYTIVGSGTNIWFDHDEFHFVWKRMKGDFILQTNGKLLGKGVDPHRKLGWMVRSSLDSNSAHVNAVVHGDGLTSLQFRRTKGAATEEQKSSLTSADVIQLARKGNTYTMSVARNGQLFVTEQVTDLNLGDEVYVGLFVCSHNPNVSEKAVFHNVRLIIPARDNFVPYREYIGSDLELMDVATGHRKIIYHSPESIQAPNWLPNNKALIYNHNGKLYRFDLAKKTPSVINTDFAVNNNNDHVLSFDGKMLGISNHVKEEGNKSIVFTMPVEGGTPKRITPLGHSYLHSWSPDGKSLIYTGQRDGEFDIYRIPSNGGQEVRLTTAKGLDDGSEYSPDGQFIYFNSTRSGTMQIWRMNADGSNQVQVTNDEFNNWFPHISPDGKWIVILSFGKDVSPDDHPFYKQVYLRLLPVSGTTPARVIAYVYGGQGTINTPSWSPDSKQIAFISNTDSVDKASVSNK